In Blastopirellula sediminis, the following proteins share a genomic window:
- a CDS encoding DUF4919 domain-containing protein, producing the protein MREMFMDLLKDPSAETYLPLRSVVMNSETYDPYSDELNQAEELTNEGKLIEAVETIGQSMPNLLLSPSAHMLIAFNYDQQGKKDDAEFERFIAIACCKGILATGEGTQAAPYQVLRTSDEYDVLMYLGKQFAGQALVEKEGRYFDKMKCSDEEELWFEITELYSTLSKKMHLDDA; encoded by the coding sequence ATGCGAGAGATGTTTATGGATCTCTTGAAAGATCCGTCGGCTGAGACTTATCTACCGCTGCGCAGCGTGGTAATGAATTCCGAAACGTACGATCCTTACTCGGACGAACTGAACCAGGCCGAAGAATTGACGAACGAAGGGAAACTGATCGAAGCGGTGGAAACGATCGGGCAATCGATGCCCAATCTCCTCCTTTCTCCCAGCGCTCACATGCTGATCGCCTTCAACTACGACCAGCAAGGAAAAAAGGATGACGCCGAGTTTGAGCGGTTCATCGCGATCGCCTGCTGCAAGGGGATCCTCGCGACCGGCGAAGGGACGCAAGCCGCCCCTTACCAAGTGCTCCGGACGTCGGACGAATATGACGTCCTGATGTATTTGGGGAAACAGTTCGCCGGTCAGGCGTTGGTGGAAAAGGAAGGCCGCTACTTCGATAAGATGAAATGCAGCGACGAGGAAGAGCTCTGGTTTGAAATCACCGAATTGTATTCGACCCTCTCCAAAAAGATGCACCTGGACGACGCGTAA